The genomic stretch AGGTTGCGAGGCACCTTAATTTagattttctttttattcaCGTTTTCTGAGAAAAAGGctaaaatagaaattaaaatggGTGCAATTAGGATacacaattaataatattactatttgaataaaaatagaaattatgcTTTTTTCATAGTATGAATCTATGATAGTAGAAAAACGGGGTGagataattttaaatatgaatataattttgatagataaaaataagattaatttttataaatgtatgaagaatataaaaatatggtatatatttaacttttaactttttcatatttttataattcatacagatttttttttaaaaatctcgaaacaaaaatactccataaaagTACGTAAAGAATATAGACTGTTAACTTATCTACACTAGTTTAAGAAAATGTATGCAATaaatttaatatgttatatagTCTTTTGCGATTGAAAGTATGTAATGTAGTCAATTTGTGTGCATTTCATAAATCAGTTCAAAATTTGCATTTCATAAATCAGTTCAAAATTGAGTTTTCGAATCAATCAAAGGTACTTTAATAAGGCGTGTGTACAAAAATAATGTGACCACTTACTTCGATGATGACCCTCATCTCGTAATTCAgtaaaatactcctataaaatTGTACATTgagaaattgatcacttgtcCAATTCGTACATTTGAGCACTATATACAAATATTGTATGATTAAATTCATTTCACTTTCATTATGAGTgtcatcatttttttcaaaattatattctattaaattaatttagatCGGCGCTAGCAGTCGATTAGTGGATCATGTATTGTCTACCCAGTTGGGGGTGTTGGCTCAAACATGTGGTAGCGTGTAACAACGGCAACGCTCATGCTTCCGCTTATGCCAAGATAATTCcaagatgataaaaaaaatataaataagagtAGTTTTGCTCATTTTAGGTTCTTTTTTCCTAAAGAAAACTGTTGAATCTGATTGATGTATCATCGAGTTAGAAAGTTGTGTAATTGATTAGATCTTGATGTCATGTATTTTTAGTTTGAAATACCAAAATGCATTACAAAATTTAAGTGTCCGAACTCGGAATGATAATTCTTGGAAACTTGAGAAACCTATTTCTTTTTCATTCGAGTTGTATCAAATTCTTGAGTTATAATTGTCACAATCTCCCATCTCACTAGGAACAACTGATAATAAAACCAAAACTCCACTTGTAGCATTTTCACTTGAATCTGTGAAATGAGACACAAAATTGAGAAATGATTATGCTAAATCCTATAGTTCAATATAACATCCTGATTGCACATGCCCTTTGAATCCATCTTCTGCCTCAACTCTTTCCCACTTACATCTGTTCATGtcatacacacacacattgtaaggctccccaaatctctccgatccaaccaccaccaccttccCGGGCCACGCCGCCACGTACGCCGTACTCCTGACGTGGCACGGCAGCTCAGCCACCACCCGCCACGCGGACCCCTCCCCCGCCACCAGCTCAGCACCCCGACACGTCACCATCCTCCCGTCCCCGCTATCCACGTAGTCCCTCGGGCACGCGGCCGACTCCAGAAAGTCCTCCCGGACCGGGCCCCACCGCCACGTGGCGACGTCGAACGACTCTACGCTGGCCTCAAACCTCCCCTGCGCGTTCGTCGGGTAGCCCCCGACGACATGGAACGCGCCGCCCCGCCACACGCCCTTCGCCTCGTCCCGCTCGGCCGCCATGTCGGGCGCGGCCAGCCACGCGTCCCGCGCAACGTCGTACGCCAGCGCGGACCTCAGCGCGCACTTCTCCCCGTCGTGCCCGCCCGCCACGAACACCGTCCCCGCGCTGTCCGACGCGCACGCGAAGAAGAGGCGCTCGCCGCCGGGCATGTCCGTGCCGCGGCGCCACGTGGCGCCGACGAAGTCGTACACGTGGACTACTGGCGAGGCCCGCCACGTGTCGGGGTCCCACCCGCCCATCACCACAAGGCTCAACCCGACCCCGACGAGCTGGCAGTACATCGGCAGCCCGTCGGGGCAACCCGGGATCGGCGGGAGCTCCGCCCACAGACCCGTTTCCGGTTCGCAAAGCGTCAGGCGGTAAGACGGAACAGCAGCGAATTTGCGGGCGGAGAGATCCCGGGTCGGGTCGACCCGGGCCTGCGACATTACCACGACTCTCCGGGTCAACCCGGAGGCCTTGCGGCGGCGCCAGAACTCCGGAAGCTGAATCTCCCGGTTCCATCTCCGGCAAACCGATGCGACGGAAGAGAATTCGTTGTGGGGAACTCGAATTAAACAATCAAGACCCAAATCCGAAGGGAGACCCGGAATAAGATCCGAATCCATCAAAAGGGAACTATAATGATAAGTGTGTGTGAAAGAGGAAATCAAGATTGGCTGTTTATATACTGTTTTGCAAAGTGAAAAATACCCTTTATTCCTCTTTCTGGGTTGAATTGACGGGAGCTTTTTTTGTGTCTAGATATTACTGTGGGGATTGGATTGAGAGGTGAAGAACAAAGCTTCTAGAAGGAGCAAGGTTTGGGGTGGAGACTTGAAGACAAAGGAACATAGAATAAATCGACATTCGCTTGAATTGaggttttttatttataaaatatacagagagtgagagagagtggTCTGCAACTGGAGAAGTGTTCTAGAACAAATGGATGATTGACATCGTTAGTATTTCAAACTTTTTAATCCTGACATAATATTACTATTAGGACCCGTTTTGTATTGTGGACGGGATATAGCAAGACTATTAACCTAGCATAAAATTTTCGGGCAAAAAGTAGGATAGCGTATGGATAAGAATTTTATCATATTgttttatagaaaaaataagTTTTTAGGATTATTATTCAAGCATGATGTAAATGACATAATTACCCTGCTCATTTAGATCT from Salvia splendens isolate huo1 chromosome 4, SspV2, whole genome shotgun sequence encodes the following:
- the LOC121798286 gene encoding F-box/kelch-repeat protein At1g80440-like; this encodes MDSDLIPGLPSDLGLDCLIRVPHNEFSSVASVCRRWNREIQLPEFWRRRKASGLTRRVVVMSQARVDPTRDLSARKFAAVPSYRLTLCEPETGLWAELPPIPGCPDGLPMYCQLVGVGLSLVVMGGWDPDTWRASPVVHVYDFVGATWRRGTDMPGGERLFFACASDSAGTVFVAGGHDGEKCALRSALAYDVARDAWLAAPDMAAERDEAKGVWRGGAFHVVGGYPTNAQGRFEASVESFDVATWRWGPVREDFLESAACPRDYVDSGDGRMVTCRGAELVAGEGSAWRVVAELPCHVRSTAYVAAWPGKVVVVGSERFGEPYNVCVYDMNRCKWERVEAEDGFKGHVQSGCYIEL